A section of the Roseomonas marmotae genome encodes:
- a CDS encoding SpoVR family protein, translating to MSLLYKGADWDFGTLKTVHDAIEDIALNELGLDVYPNQIEVITSEQMLERYSSTGLPLMYSHWSFGKHFARDHALYRAGAQGLAYEIVINSSPCISYIMEENTMTMQALVVAHAAFGHNHFFKNNHMFQQWTDAEGILEYLEFATAYVAKCEARYGLPAVERILDAAHALQSQGVNRYRRRVKQLREEQRRAEARREYEETTYNPLWSTVPGVDVLDSMNMDERARAAAEMRARLNLPEENLLYFIEKNAPALRGWERELIRIVRTIGQYFYPQKQTKVMNEGCATFTHYEIMQRMHDRGQISDGNFQEFLHSHTAVIFQPGWDDPRFSGWNPYALGFAMMNDIKRICTEPTSEDRYWFPEIAGNGDPYGTLRSIWATHRDESFVLQYLSPKVIRDFRMFHVSATAGEGHAEVRSIHNEDGYRAVRRELSRSYDLSVHEPDINVVDVELLGDRRLILSHAVYDGRLLESGSASACLSYIRDLWGYPVRLQEHDASTDRLLNTVELK from the coding sequence TTTATCCAAACCAGATCGAGGTGATCACCTCAGAGCAGATGCTGGAGCGCTACAGCTCCACCGGCCTGCCGCTGATGTACAGCCACTGGTCATTCGGCAAGCACTTCGCGCGCGACCACGCGCTTTACCGTGCCGGTGCCCAGGGCCTCGCCTATGAGATCGTTATCAATTCGAGTCCGTGCATCTCCTACATCATGGAGGAGAACACGATGACCATGCAGGCCCTGGTCGTGGCGCACGCCGCCTTCGGTCACAATCATTTCTTCAAGAACAACCACATGTTCCAGCAATGGACGGATGCGGAGGGGATTCTTGAGTATCTCGAATTCGCGACCGCCTATGTGGCGAAATGCGAGGCGCGTTATGGCCTGCCGGCGGTCGAGCGCATCCTGGATGCCGCCCACGCACTGCAATCCCAGGGCGTGAACCGCTACCGCCGCCGGGTCAAGCAGTTGCGGGAGGAGCAACGGCGGGCCGAAGCTCGGCGCGAGTATGAGGAAACCACCTACAACCCGCTCTGGAGCACCGTGCCGGGGGTTGATGTGCTGGACTCCATGAACATGGACGAGCGTGCCCGGGCGGCGGCCGAGATGCGCGCGCGGCTGAACCTGCCGGAGGAGAACCTCCTCTATTTCATCGAGAAGAACGCGCCGGCGCTGCGGGGCTGGGAGCGGGAGCTGATCCGCATCGTCCGGACGATCGGCCAGTATTTCTACCCGCAGAAGCAGACCAAGGTAATGAATGAAGGCTGCGCCACCTTCACGCATTACGAGATCATGCAGCGGATGCATGACCGCGGCCAGATTTCCGACGGTAACTTCCAGGAGTTCTTGCATTCACATACCGCGGTGATCTTCCAGCCGGGTTGGGACGACCCACGTTTTTCCGGCTGGAATCCCTATGCGCTTGGCTTCGCCATGATGAACGATATCAAGCGCATCTGCACCGAACCGACATCAGAGGACCGGTACTGGTTCCCGGAGATCGCGGGCAATGGCGACCCCTACGGGACGCTGCGCTCCATCTGGGCCACGCATCGGGATGAGAGCTTCGTGTTGCAATATCTCTCGCCCAAGGTCATCCGGGATTTCCGCATGTTCCATGTCTCCGCCACGGCGGGGGAGGGACATGCGGAGGTGCGCAGCATCCACAACGAGGATGGCTACCGCGCCGTGCGGCGGGAGCTGTCGCGGAGCTATGACCTTTCGGTCCATGAGCCCGATATCAACGTGGTGGATGTCGAGCTGCTGGGCGACCGGCGGCTGATCCTCTCCCACGCCGTCTATGACGGGCGGCTGCTGGAGTCGGGCTCTGCCTCGGCCTGCCTGTCCTATATCCGCGACCTCTGGGGCTATCCCGTGCGGTTACAGGAACATGACGCCAGTACCGACCGCCTGCTGAACACGGTCGAGCTGAAGTAG
- a CDS encoding ABC transporter substrate-binding protein gives MQRRHILLGGAALVASLSAPLLLRAQGAWSGAPLRVGDQRGNARAVMDAAGVLKGLEGKIAWSEFPAAAPLVEALNADAIDAGLVGDAPFTFGVAAGVPIKAIAATRQNQDGLAILVPKDSPIQSLADLKGKRIATGRGSIGHQLVLAALENAGLPAESVQLTFLLPADAKAAFSRGSVDAWSTWEPYVAQEEVLSGARRVVDGNGITPGLSFLVARESAIASRRPELADFVRRLAVARAWANENIPGYARSWSQLMNIPEPVAELWFRRARTRVVPIDDSVVADEQKNIDLYTRARLVRSAIKAEDVLDRSFADAIKAGLSAT, from the coding sequence ATGCAACGTCGTCATATCCTCCTGGGTGGGGCGGCTCTCGTCGCCTCCCTCTCCGCGCCTCTGCTGCTGCGCGCCCAGGGCGCGTGGAGCGGTGCGCCGCTGCGCGTCGGCGACCAGCGCGGCAATGCCCGCGCGGTGATGGATGCCGCCGGCGTGCTGAAGGGCCTGGAAGGTAAGATTGCCTGGAGCGAATTCCCCGCCGCCGCGCCGCTGGTGGAGGCGCTGAACGCCGATGCCATCGACGCCGGACTGGTGGGTGATGCGCCCTTCACCTTCGGCGTCGCCGCGGGCGTGCCGATCAAGGCCATTGCCGCCACGCGGCAGAACCAGGACGGCCTGGCCATCCTGGTGCCCAAGGACAGCCCCATCCAGAGCCTCGCGGATCTGAAGGGCAAGCGCATCGCCACCGGCCGGGGCTCCATCGGGCATCAGCTGGTGCTGGCGGCACTGGAGAATGCCGGCCTGCCGGCGGAGAGCGTGCAGCTCACCTTCCTGCTGCCCGCTGATGCCAAGGCCGCCTTCAGCCGGGGTTCCGTGGATGCCTGGTCCACCTGGGAACCTTATGTGGCGCAGGAGGAGGTGCTCTCGGGCGCGCGGCGCGTGGTGGACGGCAACGGCATCACCCCCGGCCTCAGCTTCCTGGTGGCGCGGGAAAGCGCCATCGCCTCCCGCCGGCCGGAGCTGGCGGATTTCGTCCGCCGCCTGGCGGTGGCGCGGGCCTGGGCCAATGAGAATATCCCAGGCTATGCCAGGAGCTGGTCGCAACTGATGAATATCCCGGAGCCGGTGGCCGAGCTCTGGTTCCGCCGCGCCCGCACCCGCGTCGTGCCGATCGACGACAGCGTGGTGGCGGACGAGCAGAAGAACATCGATCTCTATACCCGCGCCCGTCTGGTGCGCTCCGCCATCAAGGCCGAGGATGTACTCGACCGCTCCTTCGCGGATGCCATCAAGGCCGGCCTTTCCGCAACCTGA
- a CDS encoding lytic transglycosylase domain-containing protein has product MPRVALPALLLLATLCLLSLPAAAQRGSAEDWSRCRRAIAATEPGSGVPPGLLGAIALVESGQRNPLTGAPTPWPWSYNAAGESHTASTKATAIAEVSALLARGVRSIDVGCMQVNLMHHPTAFANLEEAFDPQANLRYAARFLRELRARTGDWGQAIARYHSGEEARGAAYSSRVALARMGAAWGRGGGVPLPPRVVQNICAPGLTPMLLLGGAREARRFMTPEARRASRAVPVPPASNRPRLVCLRTTARR; this is encoded by the coding sequence ATGCCGCGCGTTGCCCTGCCCGCCCTTCTCCTCCTGGCCACCCTCTGCCTCCTGTCACTTCCCGCCGCCGCTCAGCGCGGCAGCGCGGAGGATTGGAGCCGCTGCCGTCGTGCCATCGCCGCGACTGAGCCCGGTTCCGGCGTGCCGCCGGGCCTGCTGGGCGCCATCGCGCTGGTGGAGAGCGGCCAGCGCAATCCCCTGACCGGCGCGCCCACTCCCTGGCCCTGGTCCTATAACGCCGCCGGAGAGAGCCATACCGCCTCCACCAAGGCCACTGCCATCGCCGAGGTCTCGGCCCTGCTGGCGCGGGGCGTGCGGTCCATCGACGTGGGCTGCATGCAGGTGAACCTGATGCATCATCCCACTGCCTTCGCCAATCTGGAGGAGGCCTTCGATCCCCAGGCCAATCTGCGCTACGCCGCGCGCTTCCTGAGGGAGCTACGGGCACGAACCGGGGATTGGGGCCAGGCCATTGCCCGCTACCACTCTGGCGAGGAGGCGCGCGGCGCCGCCTACAGCAGCCGCGTGGCGCTGGCGCGGATGGGCGCGGCCTGGGGCCGTGGCGGCGGCGTGCCGCTGCCGCCACGCGTGGTCCAGAACATCTGCGCCCCTGGCCTGACGCCCATGCTGCTTCTCGGCGGCGCCAGGGAGGCAAGGCGCTTCATGACACCCGAAGCACGCCGCGCCAGCAGGGCGGTACCGGTGCCCCCTGCCAGCAACCGCCCAAGGCTGGTCTGCCTGCGGACTACCGCCCGGCGCTGA
- a CDS encoding acyl-CoA dehydrogenase family protein has product MALDQETLQQLLGTVERFVGERLRPLEDKIAEDDEIPADVVAEMRDLGLFGLSIPEEYGGLGLSMSEEAQVAFRLGGTSPAFRSLIGTNNGIGSQGIIIDGTEEQRQAWLPRLASGEILASFCLTEPEAGSDAGSLRTSARRDGDDFVINGTKRFITNAPEAGLFTVFARTDPESRDARGVSAFLVEADRPGVSLGARDRKMGQRGTHTCDVNFDEVRVPALNIIGGEARLGRGFKTAMKVLDRGRLHISAVCVGVAERLIADSLRYAMDRRQFGQPIAEFQLVQAMLADMKAEAFAARCMVEETARRKDAGANVSTEAACCKMFASEMVGRVADKAVQIHGGAGYVADYGVERFYRDVRLFRIYEGTTQIQQLVIARNMIREARS; this is encoded by the coding sequence ATGGCACTCGATCAGGAAACGTTGCAGCAGCTTCTCGGCACCGTCGAGCGTTTCGTCGGGGAGCGCCTGCGGCCACTGGAAGACAAGATCGCGGAAGATGACGAGATTCCCGCAGATGTCGTGGCGGAGATGCGCGATCTCGGCCTCTTCGGCCTCTCCATCCCCGAGGAATATGGTGGCCTCGGCCTCAGCATGTCAGAGGAGGCACAGGTCGCCTTCCGGCTCGGCGGCACTTCACCCGCTTTCCGCTCCCTGATCGGCACGAATAACGGCATCGGCTCCCAGGGTATCATCATCGACGGCACGGAGGAGCAGCGCCAGGCCTGGCTGCCGCGCCTCGCCTCCGGCGAGATCCTGGCCTCCTTCTGCCTGACCGAGCCCGAGGCGGGTTCCGATGCCGGCTCGCTCCGCACCAGCGCGCGGCGGGATGGCGACGACTTCGTCATCAACGGCACCAAGCGCTTCATCACCAACGCGCCGGAGGCCGGGCTTTTCACCGTCTTCGCCCGCACCGATCCCGAAAGCCGCGATGCGCGCGGCGTCTCTGCCTTCCTGGTGGAGGCCGACCGGCCCGGCGTCTCGCTCGGCGCGCGGGATCGCAAGATGGGCCAGAGGGGCACCCATACCTGCGACGTGAATTTCGACGAGGTGCGCGTGCCGGCGTTGAACATCATTGGTGGCGAGGCGCGGCTGGGCCGGGGCTTCAAGACGGCCATGAAGGTGCTGGACCGCGGCCGCCTGCATATCAGCGCCGTCTGCGTCGGCGTGGCGGAACGGCTGATCGCCGATAGCCTGCGTTATGCCATGGATCGCAGGCAGTTCGGCCAGCCCATTGCCGAGTTCCAGCTGGTCCAGGCGATGCTGGCGGATATGAAGGCCGAGGCCTTCGCTGCCCGTTGCATGGTGGAGGAGACGGCGCGCCGCAAGGATGCCGGCGCCAACGTCTCGACCGAGGCAGCCTGCTGCAAGATGTTCGCCAGCGAGATGGTGGGCCGCGTGGCCGACAAGGCCGTGCAGATCCACGGCGGCGCCGGCTATGTGGCCGATTACGGCGTCGAACGCTTCTACCGTGATGTGCGCCTGTTCCGCATCTATGAGGGGACGACGCAGATCCAGCAGTTGGTGATCGCCCGCAACATGATCCGCGAAGCACGGAGCTAG